The Bradyrhizobium betae genomic interval TAGTGCCCTAGGTGACGCTATCATGCCCCGGCTTGACCGGGGCATCCAGTATGCCGTGGCCTATCGAGGAATCATAAACATCTCTGGAATACTGGATCGCCCGATCAAGTCGGGCGATGACAGCTGAGAACGTGGCAAACACCGGCGCGATGACGCCCTGCGCTACACCTTCCCGTCCACCATCACCTCGATCAGCTTCGTCCCCGGCCGATTGAACGCCGACGCCAGCGTCGCCTTCAGCTCCCGGGGATCGCTCACCTTGATCGCTTCGCAGCCGAGCGCCTTGGCGACGCCGGCGAAATCCACCGGCGGATCGACGAAGTCCATGCCGACATAGTTATCATCGCCATGGAAGGCGAGCAGGCGCTGCTTGATGATGCGGTAGCCGCCATTGTTGGCGATGACGACATTGAGCGGCAGCTTGTGATGCGCCGCGGTCCACAGCGACTGGATCGAATACATCGCGCTGCCATCGCCGGAGAAGCACACCACGGGACGATCCGGATTGGCAATGCTGGCGCCGACCGAGGCCGGCAGCCCCCATCCGATGCCGCCGGAGGCGAGGCCGTGATAGCCGTAGCGGTCGCGATGCGGACGCAACGCCGTGATCTGGCGGCTGGAGGTGAGGCCTTCGTCGACGAGGATGGCGTTGTCAGGCATCGCCTCGACCATTTGCAGCACCAGATAATCGGGATCGATGGGGCTGCGGCCCGCGCTCTTGCCGATCTGCTCGACCAGTGCGGCGCGGCGCGCGGTCCAGTTCTGCGGCGCCAACTCGGCGAGGCGCTGTTTTGCGCGGCCCGCAAGCGTCGCGCCGCCCATCTCCTTCAGCACCGGGATCAAGGCGCGCAGCGTTTCCTTCAAATCCGCCTTCAGTGCGATCTCGGCGCCGTAGTTCTTGGCGATCTCCCAATCGACGAGGCCGACCTGCACGATACCGAGGCCCTCAGGCAACGCATCGACCTCGCTATAGACCGACATCCGCAGGGGATCGCCGCCGAGCGCGACCAACAGATCGTAAGGCGCCAGCGTATCGCGCGCGACCTTCTGTACGCGCGCGAGCGTGCCGACGAAGCTCGGGCTTTCGGACAGGAAATGCGAGCCATAGGGCGTCGAGGATTGGTAAGCGGCAGCACCGAGCAGCTCGGCGAGTTCGGCGGCCTCTTTCAGCGCATCGCTCTTGACCACCTCGTCCATGGTGACGATCACGGGGCGTTCGGCCTTGAGCAGCCGCGCGGCAAAGGCCTTCAGCGCCTCATCGGATGGCTTGGTACGGGCGTCAATGCGGGTGGAGCGGCCGAGATCGATGCCGGCTTCGCTGTTGAGAATGTCACCGGGCAACGAGATGAACACCGGCCCGCTCGGCGGCGTCATCGCGACCTTGGCGGCGCGGCGCACGATGCGCGGCAAATCCTCCAGCCGCGTCACCTCCACCGCCCATTTCACCAGCGGCTCGGCCATGCGCACCAAAGGGCCGTACAGCACCGGCTCCATCAGGCCGTGGCCCTGCTCCTGCTGGCCCGCGGTCAGGATCATCGGCGTGCCCGTGAACTGGGCATTGTAGAGCGAGCCCATCGCGTTGCCGAGGCCGGGGGCGACATGGACGTTGCAGGCGACCAGCTTTCCCGAGGCGCGGCTGTAGCCGTCGGCGATCGCGACCACCAGGCTCTCCTGCATCGCCATCACATAGGTGAGGTCAGGATGATCCTTCAGCGCGTGCATGATCGGCAATTCGGTGGTGCCGGGGTTGCCGAACAGATGCGTGATGCCCTCGTCCTTGAGCAGCGCGAGAAAGGCGGAGCGGCCGGTAATCTTGTTCTTCATGTTTCCTCCAGGAGCGGACGTTGCCGCAAGGACGGATCACATGATGGCCGAAGTTGCGGGAAGCACGCAAGGAAGCACGGTCATGGCTGCGTTGCGTCGGACGGTCTCGTGTCCCGGACGCGGCGCAGCGCGAAGCGATGCGGCGCAGAGCCTGGACCCAGATTCGCGCCGAGCTCGCTGAAGCATGGGCCCCGGCTCAGCAGAGCGGCACTGCGCGCCGCACTGCGTCCGGGGCACGAGCGTGGAGCTACATCTCTTCGCGCCCCAGCTCGAATGGATCCTCGCCGCCCACTCGCTTCTTCTTTTTCGAGCGCTGCCAGACCACGCCGGGAAAGCCTTTCAGCGGCACCAGCAGCTCGCCGGTATAGGCCCATTCCTGCAGCTCCTCGATCGCGATGTGATAGAGCGGCTGGCGGCCGGTCCGCTCCTTGAAGAGTGCGCGCGGGATGTTGACCATGTGCGGGCCGCGCGGGCGCTCATATGCGATCGGCGTACCGCAATACGAGCAGAAACTGCGCGCGGTCCTGGTCGCCTTGTCCTCGTAGCGGGTCAAAGCGGTCTTGCCGGATGTGATGCGAAAACGCTTCTTCCAGCTGCCGACATAGGTCGCGTAAGCCGCGCCATGGGCGCGGCGGCTGGCAGCCGAGTGATCATGCCAGGCCCAGCGCGCCGGAACATCGATCTCGAAGGTGACCTTGCCGCAGAGACATTGCCCGGTGGCAATACCTGCGGCGACTGCGGCTCTGGCCATGGTAAGGCGTCTCCGTCGTCATTGCGGGCGGAGTTTGTGGTGCGGTCGCGCAACAGATCAAGCTCGTCATTCCGGGGCGATGCGAAGCATCGAGCCCGGAATCCATTTCACCTCAATATGAGCAGCCCGATGGATTCCGGGCTCGCGACTTCGTCGCGCCCCGGAATGACAAGAGGACGCTTACGCCGTCGTCAGTTCGTCATAAACAGGATAATCCGTGTACCCCTTCTCCTCGCCGCCGTAGAACGTCGCGCGGTTGTAGGGCGTAATCGGATAGTCGTGCTCCAGCCGCCGCGGCAGGTCCGGGTTGGAGATGAAGATGCGGCCGAAGGCGATGATGTCGGCGTGGCCGTCGGCGATCGCGGCATTCGCCGTCTCGCCGGTAAAGCCGCCGGCCGTCATCAGCACACCGCTGTAGAGCGGGCGGAACAGCACCATCGCAGACGGCACGTTCTGCCAGTTGACGTCGGCGCGGCCCGCGCCACTGGAACGCGGCTCGATGAAGTGCAGATAAGCAAGACCGAGCTTGTCGAGCGCCTTCACCACATGGGTGTAGAGCGGCATCGGATCCGGCTCGCCGGAATCATTGGCGATGCCATGGGGCGACAGCCGCACGGCGACGCGGCCCGCGCCCCAGACGTCGATCGCGGCCTGCGTGACCTCCAGCAGCAACCGCGCGCGGTTCTCGATCGAACCGCCATATTGATCGGTGCGCTGGTTGCTGCGCGATTGCAGGAACTGCTCAAGCAGATAGCCGTTGGCGCCGTGGATCTCGACACCGTCGAAGCCGGCCGCGAGCGCGTTCTTCGCACCCTGCCTGAAGGCCTCGACGACGCCCTTGACCTCCTCGGTCTCCAGCGCGCGCGGCGTCTCGTAATCGGCGATCTTGCCGTCGGCGGTCATCGCCTTCATGCCTTCGGCCCTGATCGGGATCGCCGAGGCCGAGACCGGCAGCGCGCCGCCATGGAAGGAGGAATGCGAGACGCGTCCGACATGCCAGAGCTGGAGGAAGATGATGCCGCCCTTGGCGTGCACGGCATCCGTCACCTTGCGCCAGCCGGCGATCTGCGCCTCCGAATAGATGCCTGGCGTCGCCGGATTGCCGCGGCCGTGCGAGACCACCGGCGAGGCTTCGGCGATGAGCAGGCCGCCCTTTGTCGCGCGCTGGCCGTAATATTCGGCATTGAGCGGCCGCGGCGAAAAGCTGTCGCGTTCGGCGCGCATGCGCGTCAGCGGCGCCAGCGCGACGCGGTGCGCGAGCTTGTACGGACCGACCTGCAACGGTTTGAACAACGCCTCGAATTTCATAGGGGCCCCGGATGTCTTTGAAAGGATGCGGATCATATAGCGAGGGGCGGCCACCGGAAAAGGCGCCGCCCCACTAAAAGCAGATATTCCCCCGCGCGGAACGCGGCAGAGAACAGGCTCTACGCCGTCTTGATCCAGACGGCCTTTACGTTGAGATATTCCTCGACGTGCTGCTTGCCGGATTCGCGGCCGTAGCCGCTCATCTTGTAGCCGCCGAAAGGCACGGCCGGGTCCATCGCCTGGTAGCAGTTCACCCACACCGAGCCGGCACGCAGGCTCTTCGCAACCGCATGCGCCTTGCTGACGTCGCGCGTCCACAGGCCGGAGCCGAGGCCGAACGTGGTGTTGTTGGCGCGCTTGACCAGTTCGTCCATGTCCTTGAACGCGATCGCGGAGATGACGGGACCAAAGATCTCCTCCTGCGCGATGCGCATGTTGTCCTGGACGCCCGCGAACACCGTCGGCGAGACGAAGAACCCCTTCGACAGCGCACCCTCGGTGACACGACCGCCGCCGGCGAGCGCGCGGGCGCCTTCCTTCTGGCCGATGTCGAGATAGCTGGTGACGCGTTCGAGCTGCTGCTCGGAGACCAGCGGGCCGATCTGCACGTTGGGATCGAGGCCGTTGCCGACCTGCAGCTTCTTGCCGAACTCGGCAACACGACCGACGAACTCCTCGTAGATCGACTGCTCGACGAACAGGCGCGTGCCGGCGCTGCAGATCTGGCCGGAATTGGCGAACACTGCCATTGCCGCGCCGGGCACGGCGGCATCGAGGTCGGCATCCGCGAACACGATGTCCGGCGACTTGCCGCCGAGCTCGAGCGAGACGCGCTTGAGGTTGCCCGCGGAGGCGCGGATGATCGACTGGCCCGTGACGTGCGAACCGGTGAACGCGACCTTGTCGACGTCGTGATGCGAGGCGAGCGCCGCGCCCGCGGTCTCGCCGTAGCCGGGCACGACGTTGATGACGCCGGGCGGCACGCCCGCCTCCATCGCGAGCTCCGCGATGCGCAGCGAGGTCAGCGGCGCTTCTTCGGCCGGCTTGAGCACCACGGTGCAGCCGGTCGCGATCGCCGGACCGATCTTCCAGATCGTCGCGGTGAGCGGACCGTTCCAGGGAATGATGGCGCCGACGACGCCGATCGGCTCCTTCAGCGTATAGGAGAAGATCTCGCCCGGCAGCGAGTTCTCGATGGTCTCGCCGTGGATCGCGGTGGTCTGGCCGGCATAATAGCGCAGCATGCCGACGGCACGCAGGCGATAGGCGCGGGTGCGGCTGAGCGGCGCGCCCATGTCGAGCGTGTCGAGCTGCGACAATTCGTCGAAATTTTTCTCGACGAGGTCGGCGAGCTTCAGGAGCAGGTTCTGCCGCTCGAACGGCTTGACCTTGCTCCAGGGCCCTTCAAAGGCCCGGCGCGCGGCGGCGACCGCACGGTCGATGTCTTCCTTGTCGCCCTCGGCGACCGTTGCGAGCAGTTCGCCGGTGGCGGGGTTATGGGTCTCGAAGCGCTTCCCGGAGGCGGCATCGACCCACTTTCCGTCGATCAGCATCTGCTTGTAGGACCCGTTGGCGAACGGATGGCGCGTGATCGGAATAGCCTGCGACACAGCCATGGCTGCACTCCCTGTCAGGTGATTGTTTGAGTTCGATCTGGGCGGGATCGTTAGGTCGATGAGAATACAGCGGTGCCGGAGAGGCGTAAAGGCGGCGTGGAACGAAGACCTCCCATGCCGACTTGTGCAGGGTCGCGCGAGCGCCATGTTATAGCTCGACGCAGCCCCTCCCCGGAGACGATCCATGCCGCACCCCGCCATCGTCAAAGACAATGTTGCCGTGATCACCGGCGGCGCATCCGGAATCGGATTGGCCGCCGCCCTTGCCTTCGCGCGTGCCGGCTTGAAGGTGTGCATCGCCGATGTCGACGAGGCGCGGCTGGCGGAGGCCGCAACAAAACTGTCATCCGTCGCGTCTGCCGCACACGTGATGACTGTCGCCATCGACGTCAGCAAAGCGGAGAGCGTCAAGGACCTGGAACGCGCCGTCGGCGCGCGTTACGGCGGCACGGATATCCTCATGAACAATGCCGGCATCCAGCCCGGCAGCACGTTATTTGCCGAACCCGACAATTGGCAGCGCATCATCGGCGTCAACATGTGGGGCATCATCAACGGCTCGCGCACCTTCGCGCCCGGCATGATCGCACGCGGCAAGGCCGGCCTCATCATCAACACCGGCTCGAAGCAGGGCATCACCACGCCGCCCGGCGATCCCGCCTACAATGTTTCCAAAGCCGGCGTGAAGGCGTTTACGGAAGCCCTGCAGCACGAGCTGCGCAACACGAAAGACTGCCGCGTCACCGCGCATCTGCTGATTCCCGGCTTCGTCTTCACCGGGCTGACCGCGAAGGGCCGCACCGAGAAGCCGGCCGGCGCCTGGACGCCGGAGCAGACCGTGGATTTCATGCTGGCGCGGCTGGAAGCCGGCGACTTCTACATCCTGTGCCCGGACAACGACGTGCCGCGCGCGCTCGACGAGAAGCGCATGCTCTGGGCCGCCGGCGATATCGTCGAGAACCGTCCGCCGCTATCGCGCTGGCATCCGGACTATGCGGATGCATTCGCGAAGTTCGTGAAGGGGGAGTAGCTGCCCTTCCTTCTCCCCTTGTGGGAGAAGGTGGCGCGAAGCGCCGGATGAGGGGTTGCATCCGCAAACTCAAGAGCAGCCTCTCTTGCTGAGAGAGACCCCTCACCCGTCTCGCCGCTGTGCGGCGAGCCACCCTCTCCCACAAGGGGAGAGGGAAAAAAACCTACAGCGTTTCCTGCTGCTGCCCGCATTGCTTGCAGGCAAACTTGACGCGGGTCTGGCCCTTGGGGGCCTGCACCCGGTTCGGCGCGCCGCACTTGCCGCAAACGGCTTCGATACGGGTATCGCCCTGCTTGACGACGATGGTCTTCTTTTCCATCGATTCGCGGATCAGGCGCTCGGCCTCCTCTCGCAGGGATTGTTTGGACAAGGCTCATCTCCGCAATGAATGCGGGCGAGCCTTATCGCACCTGCGTCGAAATCACAATCCGAAACGGCCGCCCTGACCTCGACAATCACATCACTGGCCTCGACGTTTGTCGGAAACATCCCGGCGACATGCAGGCCCTCTGCAGTTCCCAGGAACCTTCACGAAGCGACGGATGCCGCAGCATCCGCCGCCCCGTATGGTGCACTGGCTTCGTTCTCCGACGCGCTCGTTCAAGCCGCCTTCTTCAAGCCGCCTTGGAGACTTCCATCAACAGACGCTCGGCCTTGGCATCCTCGATACGGTTGACCAGCCGGCTGCTCTCGTGGTTGTCGCGGACCGTCTTGGTCAAGGTGATGCAGGTCTGGATCAGCATGACGATGCCCATGGTGAGATAGCCCTTCATCCAGAGGTCGATCGGCAGGAAGAAAATGCCGATGGCGACGAGAAAGGCGGAGGCTGCGAAGGACGCGTAAGTGAAGGTCACCCAGGCGCTGCTGTGGGGCTGGCCGTTCTGGTTCATGATCGACTCCTGTTGGTTGGAATGGTGATGAGGTTTGAGATCAATCGGTCGGCATGCGCCTGGACTTCAGACGCGCCAGCACGTCGTCCGCGGTCGACTTGAGCCGGGGGCCAAAGCCCTGCTCGGCCAGTCTCTCGGCAGTGGCGAGCGGGCCGGTGGCCACGTCGAGTTCGACCAGCGCATCGTCGGCGGCCTGGGCTTCCATCTGGCGGTCGCGCAGGCGCCTCAAGGTGCTCTCCGCCTCCGGCAGCGTGGATTCGTAAGGACGTGCGGCCTCGCTGCGGCGAAGCGAGCGCACCGCTTCCGAGGCACGGGCGACACGGCGGCCGCGGTCGAGCTCGGTGATCCGGGCTTGAGCGTTTGCGACGTGGCGTTTCAAGCGGGCGATCTCGGTCGCGAACAGCGCGCGCGCCGTCATCGCCGCATCGCGGTCGGCCTCCAGGCCTGCGATAGCTTCGGCCGCATCGCGGGCGAGATCCTCGCGGCCGCCATCGAGTGCCGCAACCGCGCGCGGCTCGAGATCGGCGATGCGGGCGATGGTCGCCTCGAGCTTGCGGCCTTCCTGCTGGTCCTGCGCGATCGCCAGCGCCAGCGCCCGCTTGCTGCGCTCGACGGCGGCGGCCGCGTCGCGCAACTGCTGGTCGAGGATCAGAAGCGCCGTGCGGTCCTCCAGCTCCTCGCCGGCGGCGGCAACGCTGCCGCGGAAAAGTGTGATGACGGTCTTGAACATCTGCTGCTCCCTGTTATGAGCGTTGCTCACAGATGGTTTGTAGCAGTGACCTTGAACATCGTTCAAGAAATATTTGAGCAGCGCTCAAGAATTTGATTAACAGATGTCTAAAGCCTTGGAACGTCGAGAAAAACTGCGATCCGACCTGATCCTGGCGGCCGAGCGGATGATCGCGAGCCGCGGATTGGCCGGCCTGAAGACCCGCGATCTGGCCCGCGAGATCGGCTGCGCCAATGGCGCGGTCTACAATCTCGTTGCTGATGTCGACGAGTTGATCCTGCGGGTCGGCTCACGCACGCTGCTTCGGCTCGACGAGGCGCTCAGCGCGGCAGTGCGCGTCGGCGAGCCGTCGCCGCAGCAGACCCTGGTCCGCATCGCGATCGCCTATTGCGATTTCGCCGCGGAGAATCTCCAGCTCTGGCGCGCGCTGTTCGAGCACCGTATGGAGACTGACAAAGCCGTGCCCGACTGGTCCGCCGACGACCAGCTGCGGCTGTTCCGGCACGTCTACCAGCCACTGGCTGTTCTGTTTCCCAAGCGCAGCCCGGACGAGCTCGGCATCACCGCGCGCAGCCTGTTCTCGGCGGTGCATGGCATGGTGGCGCTGGGGCTCGAGCAAAAGCTGGTGGCCGTGCCGCTGCCGGCGCTGCGCAAGGAAATCGCGGGCCTCGTGCGCGCGATGATCGACGGGTTGATCGCGCAACCGAGCTAGCTGCACACTCGTGGTGGCATGCCCCTTGCCTCCTCGTAACCCGAATTTCTCACGAGGAGACAGCGATGAGCGCATCATCTTCCGATATGACCCGTCGCAGCGTCGTGCTCGGTGGCCTCGGCGTCGCCGGGATGACCGCGGTCGCGCCGCGCTTTGCCTCTGCGCAGGGGCGCGCTGAGACGCTGCTGGTGGTGCAGGAACTGGGGCCGAACTCGCTGGACATGCAGGGCGTCGGCTCCAACCAGACCGTGAACGGCCTGTCCTGGAATTGCTACGATCGCCTGCTCTCCTACGCTTCCAAGACACTGCCCGACGGCACGGTGTCCTACGACCGCGAGAAGCTCGCATCCTCGGTCTCGAGATCGGCGGCGACGACTATGTGACCAAGCCGTTCAGCCCGCGCGAACTGGTGGCGCGGGTCAATGTCATCCTGCGCCGCCTCGGCCCGCGCAACGGCGAGGCCAAGGCAGGACCGGCGGCACTTGCGCAGGGCGGGCTGCTGATCGATCCCGAGCAGCATGTCGCGACCTTCGCAGGCGCGCCGCTGAAGCTGACCGCGATCGAGTTCGGCATTTTGCGCGCATTTCTGACCCGGCCGACCTCGGTGTTCAACCGCGAGCAGCTGATGCGGGCGGCCTATCAGCTCAATATCCAGGTCTCCGATCGCACCATCGACAGCCACATCCGCAACATCCGCGCCAAGCTTGCCGCGCTGAATTGCGAGAACGTGATCGAAACCATCCACGGCGTCGGCTTCAAGCTCGGCCGTTGCGAGAAAGAGGCATGAGCGCGGCGCCCGACAAATGGCGGCCATCGCTCGGGCTGGTCATCTTCGCGGTGCTGACCACCGTCGGCGTGCTGCCGCTGGTCGGGCTGTTCTTCTTCCGCCTCTACGACAACCAGCTGATCCGCCAGACCCAGGCCGAGCTGATCGCGCAGAGCCGGGTGCTCGCGACGATCTATGCGCAGGAGGTCACCGCAAGGCTCGACAACGGCCTGACGCTCGGCGCCGAGGTGCCGCCGAACGTGCTGCCTGACCCCGGCGACCAGGTCACGCCGATCCGGCCCGCGCTCGACCTCACCGCCAACGATCTGCTGCGACGTCGTCCCGATGCGCTGGCCGCCCGCCAGCCGGCACAACCGGCCTATGTCGAGATCGGCGCAAAGCTGACGCCGATCATCCGCGAGACCCAGAAGGTGACGCTGGCCGGCTTTCGGATCCTCGATCCGCAGGGCGTGGTGATCGCCGGGCGCCAGGAGCTCGGGCAGTCGCTCGCCCATATCGAGGAGGTCGCGGACGCGCTGCAAGGGCAATACCGCGCCACCTTGCGCAACCGCGTGCCGGACAAGCCGCCGCCGCCGATCTATTCCTTCAGCCGCGGCCTCGGCGTCCCCGTGTTCTCGGCGATGCCCGTCATCGTCAACAACCGCGTTGCGGGGGTGATCTACACGACGCGGACGCCGAGCAACATCTTCGACCATCTCTACCAGGAGCGGGCGAAGTTCGTGCTGGCCGGGCTTGCCGTCATCCTCGGCACGATCGCGATTGGCCTGGTGTTCTCCCGCACCATCACGCTGCCGATGCGCGAGCTGATCGATCGCGCCGCGCGGATCGGCCGCGGCGACCGCGAGGCCTTCCGGCCGCTCCGGCATTACGGCACGCGCGAGTTCGCCCAGCTGTCGCACAGCTTCCTCGGCATGGCCGAGCAACTGGCGCGGCGCTCCGACTATATCGCGACGTTCTCGGCCCACCTCACCCACGAATTGAAATCGCCGCTGACCTCGATCAGGGGCGCGGCCGAGCTGCTGCAGGATTCCTATCAAGGCAAGCCGGAGAGCCTGACACCGGCCGAGCAGAAGACCTTCATCGCCAACATCCTGTCGGACACGCAGCGGCTGGAGGCGATGGCGCAGCGGCTGCGCGAGCTGGCGCGCGCCGAGAGCCTGCCGCAGAACGAGCGCACCGAGCTTGCACCCGTCATCGCCGACCTCAGGAGCCGGTTTCCGGAAAGCTCCATCGAGGCCAGCGGCAATTTCGACCGGATGATCGGCATGTCCGGCGAGAAGGCGCTGATCGTGCTGTCGCATCTCGCCGACAACGCGGTGCGGCACAAGGCGCGGTCGATCAGGTTGGAGGCGGTGGACGAGCGGACGACCTTGCTGCTGACGGTGAGCAACGATGGCGAGACAATCTCGGCGGCGAACCGCGACCGGATCTTCGATGCCTTCTTCACCACCCGCCGCGACGAGGGCGGCACCGGGATGGGGCTTGCGATCGCGCGCGCGGTGATGGCGAGCCATGGCGGCTCGATCAGGCTCAAGCCGACCGACGAGGGCGCGGCCTTCGAGCTGCAGCTTCCGGCTGCCTAGATCGCAAACACCCAGGCGGCGACGATGGTGCCGATGGTGACCAGGCCGGCGATGGTCCAGCCGGCGGCGTATTCCAGCTCAGGATGACCGGTCGCCCGCATGATCTCGGTGGGATCGGCGGTATGCTTCTGTGCCATGACTGCCTCGCACGTGTTTCCCCGTGTCATGGATAAGTCGCTTCAGCCGGCAAAAGGTTCCATCACGGACATGCGATCAAACTAAACTGCGAAAACAACCCCATGCACAGTAGAAAGCCTCGTCGCTGCCGAGGCAGGGTCACGCCGCGCAAATGTTTGAGCTGCCGGTGCAAAATGGCCGCTCGACGCAATGACCGCGCGGCTCGCGGCTTGCGTTCCGAATCCGGTTGCGTGCTAGACTGCCCCGCGCAATCGAGGCCTGTCTCGCGGCGCAAAAGGCGGCCAAAGAGACCACCGAGAAGGCCGCCAAGCGGAAGACAAAGGCCTGAGCTCGCAGCTCCATGGAGGCAAAATGACGTCCGCCCGACTGATCCTCGCCTGTGCCCTTGTCGCCACCACAGCCTCCGGCGCCGCCGCCGCCTCGGGCGCCACACCCGCAAAGGCCTCGGGCTCGACGGCGCTGGCGCTGGCGGGCGTGATCGCGCCGCTGTCGCCGAGCCTGACGGGCGCCGAGAAGAAAGCTGTGGCGATCCTGTTCGCCGCCAATGCCGACATTCCCTACAAGAAACCGATCGTGGTGACCGCCGACAGGATCGTCTGCCGCAGCGGCAATGTCGACATCACGGTGCGCAACTGCGAAGTGACCTTCGGCAAGAAGACCAGGACCGTGAACGGCTCGACAGCCAACGAGATCTTCGCGACCGAAGCACTGGCCGGCGTCCCGCCTGACGGCGCGGCGGGATCGAATTTCGAGAGCCTGACCAAGCTGAGCTGCACGATCGACCCCAACGCGATCAGGCGGAAGGACGGCAGCGGGGCGGACTGCACGTTCCAGCCGGGGAATTGACCGAGGGCAACCGGGCTTGCGGCGGAAGCAACAGCGCCGCGCTGGCGGAATGTGATCGCCAGGCGACACCGCCAGTGCGGACTCGGCGCTGAAATCCCGGGCACTCCACGTGTAGACGAATGCCGGCCGCGCGGAATCAAAATCAGTGCGCCAGGCGTTCACCGCAGTCCAGAATCGGCCAGATCACGTCCACACATTGCCATTTGCCGATTTCCGATATGCATTCGAAGCGCGCGATCCGAACGGATTTCCCAGCCAGTTTGCTGAACACATCCAACGCAGCGACGCGACGGTCAGACAATGCAATTCGAGATTGGTGGCACTGTCGCGATGGATGCGTAATTTGCGTTCGTAGTTTCGGGTGCTTCGTTTGCCGGGTTCGGGTGACATCATTTATCTGGATAAGTATGAGGCCGTGCATTCGCACGACAGTGAGCTCGCGCGCGACCGTCTGTTCAGCGTCTATGGCGCGGATGGCTTCGACAAGGGACATGGCAGCTTCGGAATCCGGGCCAATTACGCCAAGCTGACGGCCGTCGGTCTGGGCTTCTGCTCATATGATTGCCCGGTCTCGGTGACATATCCCGAAGCGGGCTTCGTGCGGCAGTTCTTCTCCATTCACGGCAGGGCGAACTTCACCACCTCGCACGGAAGCGTTTCAATCGGTGCCTGGACACCCGTCGTCTCCGGAGACTCCAAGCTGCGACTGGAGTTCGGCGAGGACTATCGGCAGCTGGTCCTGCGGATCGACACGCCGGCGCTCGAACGCATCATCAAGGCCCTCGCCGGCGACGCAAGTGACAAGCGGCTGGAATTGGCCGAATGCGATCCGAACCCGTCCAGCATGTCGTTCCTGCGGCGCCAGGTCTTCCA includes:
- a CDS encoding ATP-binding protein: MSAAPDKWRPSLGLVIFAVLTTVGVLPLVGLFFFRLYDNQLIRQTQAELIAQSRVLATIYAQEVTARLDNGLTLGAEVPPNVLPDPGDQVTPIRPALDLTANDLLRRRPDALAARQPAQPAYVEIGAKLTPIIRETQKVTLAGFRILDPQGVVIAGRQELGQSLAHIEEVADALQGQYRATLRNRVPDKPPPPIYSFSRGLGVPVFSAMPVIVNNRVAGVIYTTRTPSNIFDHLYQERAKFVLAGLAVILGTIAIGLVFSRTITLPMRELIDRAARIGRGDREAFRPLRHYGTREFAQLSHSFLGMAEQLARRSDYIATFSAHLTHELKSPLTSIRGAAELLQDSYQGKPESLTPAEQKTFIANILSDTQRLEAMAQRLRELARAESLPQNERTELAPVIADLRSRFPESSIEASGNFDRMIGMSGEKALIVLSHLADNAVRHKARSIRLEAVDERTTLLLTVSNDGETISAANRDRIFDAFFTTRRDEGGTGMGLAIARAVMASHGGSIRLKPTDEGAAFELQLPAA